The following are encoded together in the Capillibacterium thermochitinicola genome:
- a CDS encoding iron-sulfur cluster repair di-iron protein, ric → MDFERVKAKHLKTLEQYVPIVARVHGESHPEFHEVRQIFDAINKKLKGAGAAKPDLVSEFRKLREITDNYTVPDDVCESYAAVYKMLAELDEAF, encoded by the coding sequence ATGGACTTTGAGCGCGTAAAGGCTAAACATTTAAAAACATTGGAACAATATGTGCCGATTGTCGCCCGTGTGCACGGGGAAAGTCACCCGGAATTTCATGAAGTCCGCCAAATATTTGACGCGATCAACAAAAAGCTGAAAGGGGCCGGCGCTGCGAAACCGGACTTGGTCAGTGAATTCCGAAAGCTGCGGGAAATTACGGACAATTACACCGTGCCCGATGATGTCTGTGAAAGCTATGCCGCGGTCTACAAAATGCTGGCCGAATTGGATGAGGCTTTTTAA
- a CDS encoding class I SAM-dependent methyltransferase — translation MAGAILSAGGTAPVSVGFKPAEDSWNQRVISFFDRMAPEWDARMIIDEAKLSFILDAAGVRKGAVVLDVACGTGVLFPYYLRRNVARVIGVDISAEMVRIAAQKVADPRFEVICGDIQRIPVRSDCDCCVIYNAFPHFEDPRRLVASLARWLKPGGRLTVAHSMGLEALRRHHAGSAAHVSREMLSAEELAAVLAPWFAVDTMIADREKYIVSGKRKEIGLADF, via the coding sequence ATGGCCGGAGCGATACTCAGCGCTGGCGGGACGGCACCCGTTTCCGTGGGATTTAAACCAGCCGAAGATAGCTGGAATCAAAGGGTCATTTCTTTTTTTGACCGCATGGCACCGGAATGGGACGCCCGGATGATTATTGATGAGGCGAAACTCAGCTTCATTCTCGATGCGGCCGGGGTGAGGAAGGGTGCGGTTGTGTTGGATGTAGCCTGCGGTACGGGAGTGTTGTTCCCTTATTATCTCCGCCGTAATGTGGCCCGTGTGATCGGGGTGGATATTTCGGCGGAAATGGTGCGGATTGCCGCCCAAAAGGTGGCTGATCCCCGCTTTGAGGTGATCTGCGGGGATATCCAGAGAATACCTGTGCGTAGTGATTGTGATTGCTGTGTGATCTATAACGCCTTTCCCCACTTCGAAGACCCCCGGCGGCTTGTGGCCAGTCTAGCCCGCTGGCTTAAACCGGGTGGGCGGTTGACCGTCGCTCATAGTATGGGCTTGGAAGCGTTGCGGCGACACCATGCCGGAAGCGCCGCCCATGTTTCCCGGGAGATGCTTTCGGCGGAGGAATTGGCAGCCGTACTGGCCCCTTGGTTTGCGGTGGATACGATGATTGCAGACCGGGAGAAGTATATTGTGTCCGGGAAACGGAAAGAGATTGGTCTTGCGGATTTTTGA